From Thunnus albacares chromosome 22, fThuAlb1.1, whole genome shotgun sequence, the proteins below share one genomic window:
- the c22h4orf54 gene encoding uncharacterized protein C4orf54 homolog, whose product MKTGQSCVKTPPILREVKDLLQKSAHIDEDAPEKQDESKYVDETKKPAKDSRFDERNQMSVLIDSSGAGVLCATEPNHQLMIEKENETTSRDNTRVGKCTEDVQKGQCDPSSPSGPHCLKSEDCLKSGDADKSERTVTQPEVSTDNKNTPMNEDLHCSDNHLSGRSESDDYEEDDDVSLVLSDDSDPCVTEDESHYITTHEIQLSELSDHEGDLVVGSSASWDIEDDNQVYSFVDYASFDGDVAVVGDRGDGHLPRSESASAAVSTLLESDLCDAAKFASSDESVSKPQQCSGNSAGQIQLSIRTTSRAINGPSNIQEKENILYHAGRSGDMSRYVFRGVDGKADTLCDRAKCFIAAPGRLHFGGKLRGKEVTEYSSGASSAVSELDDADKEVRNLTAKTFKSLAYPYFDAINFSTSSESSASDHGIGINRWSTFVDLKYGNMNVSQGLDQSVLSHQNSRASFEIAKNVDNRGYKGTALANTKPPTSKIFTLNGNPHGASSSTKKIELMGKFGQGHSGVIRLTETLNFRCNVKSGMSGGERRTNFAQNAEGSRSTDEVTNTLPGGQRRGASKPPSKTMEDTHKKAIFASSVIKNVISKKMQFEQERKMERGEISEPHQAPSPCFVHQESDSHRGKGSRELHRQSSKFSESSSDYAIMCVDELGDFVDSGSCDTKSDSRRQDAIALAPETNLEPTNEAGIDTKKGALEASKSTLFRSQNSAFRCWKDEELEFQKDHKNDKTPEEKPLSANDREGEGNQYSDDSSKLTKMSHLFVPNIQLLSSDGEVGQQLPGRIYSPCGDGGGIKLRSDNTLYIANSRNVATSKSPEIKINLRSVRDNKKEPFGVSKLRAPNIGCNAVSLIKTDDFKCQALAAALKGESSDKVPHFMVRDIRDNKGKLQTPIHQVRDVRKLVKSSYHFVSLDNNENKSNFASADTHPEQKKQMSYRHPTSVSPIVIKCQSVNTNSNGKQSGNLDLSKHEPFDIDRSSPEGAKTAPLQRQAGRAPINNSNNSSEGGSGLRIESKTASKRQEKIPQITDNITDKKPESKMANQAALEKLQAAVKTMEQLYVFERNEWKRKNQPQPLTDSHVLSLITSEELGGPEEEGLTGSNMEKTVRRDSYPNTDMIPPAVAASPSIDSLLRREDKDLNKAFQASSGRDDRLIAKSMQAASTTGGKNMFSLSSSLKASATVNAKTPQPNAITQTPFTTKSFVPKSPKLPVSLKISQPKLSGNEGAESKEVERSAQEHLRASADNENYLTIPVKTHASSSKQASSAEKTSVYTFTTQSHPTTPPGQVGSSAKGQEDHNQSPKRSSIVMETRSPEIPPATIYHSLPLGMPTNQPQVYCFSPAITPAPTLEHFQATQRKMLLDPTTGNYYLVDTPVQPATKRLFDPETGQYVDVPMPQPPITPVPMPLSPLALSPGAYGHTYMMYPGFMPTPSVIPARTLVQSQMSVQSEVESGEKVPSQQPEGMYMETPFYMATGKSSQAASGTQQQATTNKLPQGLTSIKQPVISITSQQGPRIIAPPSFDGTTMSFVVEHR is encoded by the coding sequence ATGAAGACTGGTCAAAGCTGTGTGAAGACGCCGCCGATTCTGCGGGAGGTCAAGGATCTGCTCCAGAAATCGGCGCACATAGACGAGGATGCCCCGGAGAAGCAAGACGAAAGCAAATATGTGGATGAAACCAAAAAACCGGCAAAAGACTCTCGCTTTGATGAGAGAAACCAAATGTCTGTCCTCATTGACAGCAGCGGCGCTGGAGTTCTGTGCGCAACGGAACCAAATCACCAGCTGAtgattgaaaaagaaaatgaaactacGAGCAGAGATAATACCAGAGTTGGAAAATGTACAGAAGATGTCCAGAAGGGTCAGTGTGATCCCTCCTCGCCATCAGGTCCCCATTGTCTTAAGTCAGAGGATTGCCTGAAATCAGGAGACGCCGACAAAAGCGAGCGTACAGTGACGCAACCTGAGGTCTCcacagacaacaaaaacacaccaatgaATGAAGATTTGCACTGTAGCGATAATCATCTGAGCGGTAGAAGTGAGTCGGATGATtatgaggaggatgatgatgttaGTTTGGTGCTTTCTGACGACAGCGATCCGTGCGTAACGGAGGATGAGTCCCATTACATTACCACGCACGAGATCCAGCTCTCGGAGCTGTCTGACCATGAGGGGGACCTCGTAGTGGGCTCCTCGGCCAGCTGGGACATCGAGGATGACAACCAGGTGTACTCTTTTGTCGATTACGCGTCTTTTGACGGTGATGTAGCGGTGGTGGGGGACAGGGGGGACGGCCATCTGCCTCGCTCTGAGAGCGCATCAGCAGCAGTCAGCACTCTGCTTGAAAGTGATCTGTGCGACGCGGCCAAGTTCGCCAGCTCAGATGAGAGTGTGTCAAAGCCCCAGCAGTGCAGTGGCAACAGTGCTGGACAGATCCAGCTGTCAATCAGAACCACTTCTCGAGCTATAAATGGCCCTAGCAACAtccaagaaaaggaaaacattcTTTATCATGCCGGGCGCTCCGGAGACATGAGTAGATATGTTTTTAGAGGAGTTGATGGGAAGGCAGACACGTTGTGTGACAGGGCAAAGTGTTTCATAGCCGCGCCCGGACGCTTACACTTTGGCGGCAAATTGAGGGGAAAAGAGGTCACCGAATATTCCAGCGGTGCGTCCAGCGCTGTCAGCGAGCTGGACGACGCTGACAAGGAGGTGCGCAACCTAACAGCCAAAACCTTCAAGAGCCTGGCTTATCCTTACTTTGATGCAATTAATTTCAGCACCTCAAGTGAGTCATCTGCATCAGACCATGGGATAGGGATAAATAGGTGGTCCACGTTTGTCGACCTGAAATATGGCAACATGAATGTTTCACAAGGACTGGACCAAAGTGTTCTTTCCCACCAAAACTCAAGGGCCTCATTTGAAATAGCCAAAAATGTAGACAATAGAGGTTATAAGGGCACTGCACTGGCAAACACCAAACCGCCCACCAGCAAGATCTTCACTCTGAATGGGAATCCCCACGGGGCATCGTCTTCTACAAAGAAAATAGAGCTGATGGGGAAATTTGGTCAGGGGCACAGTGGGGTGATTAGACTCACAGAGACTCTGAATTTTCGTTGCAATGTCAAATCAGGAATGTCTGGGGGAGAAAGGCGCACTAACTTTGCACAAAACGCTGAAGGATCACGTTCCACAGATGAAGTTACCAACACTTTGCCAGGCGGCCAGAGGAGAGGGGCCAGCAAGCCACCCTCGAAAACCATGGAAGACACACACAAGAAAGCCATATTCGCCTCGAGCGTtatcaaaaatgtgatttctaaGAAGATGCAGTTCGAGCAGGAGCGCAAGATGGAAAGAGGGGAGATAAGTGAGCCGCATCAGGCGCCGTCCCCGTGCTTTGTGCACCAGGAGAGCGACAGTCACAGAGGGAAGGGGAGCAGAGAGCTGCACAGACAGAGCTCAAAGTTTTCCGAGAGCAGCTCTGACTACGCCATAATGTGCGTGGATGAATTAGGGGACTTTGTGGACAGCGGCTCATGTGATACCAAGAGCGACTCTCGGAGACAAGACGCGATCGCTCTCGCCCCAGAAACTAATTTGGAGCCGACGAATGAAGCTGGAATTGATACTAAAAAAGGCGCATTGGAAGCGTCCAAAAGCACGTTGTTTCGCAGCCAAAATAGCGCATTCAGATGCTGGAAGGACGAGGAGCTAGAGTTTCAAAAGGATCATAAAAACGATAAAACTCCGGAGGAGAAGCCACTTTCAGCTAACGACAGAGAGGGCGAGGGGAATCAGTACTCAGACGACAGCAGCAAACTGactaaaatgtcacatttgtttGTGCCAAATATCCAACTGCTGTCTAGTGACGGAGAAGTCGGACAGCAGCTGCCGGGCAGGATTTATTCTCCATGTGGAGATGGAGGAGGGATTAAACTGCGCTCTGACAACACTTTATACATTGCAAACTCCAGGAATGTCGCTACATCTAAATCTCCggaaattaaaattaatttaaggAGCGTGAGAGACAATAAAAAGGAGCCTTTTGGAGTCTCCAAGCTGCGTGCTCCTAATATAGGCTGTAACGCAGTCAGCCTGATCAAAACAGATGACTTCAAATGCCAGGCGCTGGCTGCAGCTTTGAAGGGTGAGTCCTCTGATAAAGTGCCACATTTCATGGTTAGAGACATTAGAGATAATAAAGGAAAGCTACAGACACCCATACACCAAGTGAGAGACGTGCGTAAATTGGTTAAAAGTTCatatcattttgtttctttggaTAACAACGAAAATAAATCCAACTTCGCCTCTGCTGACACCCATCCAgagcaaaagaaacaaatgtcATATCGACATCCTACATCTGTTTCTCCTATAGTGATAAAATGTCAGTCTGTTAATACTAACAGTAACGGAAAACAATCTGGAAATCTTGACTTATCTAAACATGAGCCGTTTGACATAGACAGATCGTCTCCAGAGGGCGCCAAAACCGCTCCACTACAAAGGCAAGCAGGGAGAGCACccataaataattcaaataattcCTCAGAGGGAGGCAGTGGGTTGAGAATTGAAAGCAAAACAGCTtcaaaaagacaggaaaaaataCCACAGATAACAGATAACATCACAGATAAGAAGCCTGAATCAAAGATGGCAAACCAGGCAGCTTTGGAAAAACTCCAGGCTGCTGTGAAAACCATGGAGCAGCTCTATGTGTTTGaaagaaatgaatggaaaaggAAGAATCAGCCCCAGCCACTGACAGACAGCCATGTGCTCTCACTGATTACCAGCGAGGAGCTTGGAGGCCCTGAGGAGGAAGGGCTGACAGGGTCCAACATGGAAAAGACAGTCAGAAGAGATTCATATCCCAACACAGATATGATACCACCAGCAGTGGCGGCGTCCCCCAGCATCGACAGCCTGCTGAGGCGAGAGGACAAAGATCTCAACAAGGCCTTTCAGGCATCCAGTGGCCGTGATGATAGGCTCATTGCTAAGTCGATGCAAGCTGCTAGCACCACAGGGGGCAAGAACATGTTCAGCCTCAGCTCCAGCCTAAAGGCCTCTGCAACTGTCAACGCAAAGACGCCCCAGCCAAATGCCATCACACAAACGCCTTTCACCACCAAAAGCTTTGTCCCAAAGTCTCCCAAATTGCCAGTGTCCTTAAAAATCAGCCAACCAAAACTGAGTGGAAATGAAGGAGCTGAATCGAAGGAGGTGGAGAGATCTGCACAGGAGCACTTGAGGGCCTCAGCTGACAACGAGAACTACCTAACCATTCCGGTTAAGACTCAtgccagcagcagcaaacaggcttcatctgctgaaaaaaCATCAGTATACACATTCACCACCCAGTCACACCCAACCACTCCCCCAGGACAAGTGGGTTCTAGTGCAAAGGGTCAGGAAGACCACAACCAGTCCCCTAAACGCTCCAGCATTGTGATGGAGACACGCTCACCAGAAATCCCTCCTGCCACCATCTACCACTCCCTGCCATTGGGCATGCCCACGAATCAGCCACAGGTGTACTGCTTCTCCCCGGCAATCACTCCAGCTCCCACTCTGGAACACTTCCAGGCCACCCAGAGGAAGATGCTCCTTGATCCCACCACCGGAAACTACTACCTAGTGGACACTCCTGTTCAGCCAGCCACCAAGCGCCTCTTTGACCCTGAAACAGGCCAGTATGTGGATGTGCCCATGCCCCAGCCTCCTATAACCCCTGTACCCATGCCGCTTTCACCTTTGGCCCTCAGCCCTGGGGCGTACGGACACACCTACATGATGTACCCAGGCTTTATGCCGACACCATCAGTGATCCCGGCCCGGACACTGGTGCAGTCACAGATGTCGGTGCAGTCAGAGGTGGAGAGTGGAGAGAAGGTCCCGTCACAGCAGCCTGAGGGCATGTACATGGAGACTCCCTTCTACATGGCCACAGGGAAGTCTTCACAGGCAGCATCTGGGACTCAACAGCAGGCCACCACCAACAAGCTGCCGCAGGGCTTAACCAGCATCAAGCAGCCGGTCATCAGCATCACCTCACAGCAAGGGCCCCGGATCATCGCCCCACCCTCGTTTGACGGAACCACCATGAGCTTTGTGGTGGAGCACAGATAA